gTAGTTGTTTTTCAGTTTCtagctcgtatggtagcacttccttcgtagatgttcgagtcatgcaccaatcttaacCTGTAACTTGTGCACagtcaaaagaaaacaaaatgtaagaagataaaaataaaaataaaaataaaaattcctgaattaccactaaaaactatttcaaacattGTTCATTGACAATCTCGagaacggcgccaaaatttgacgagctcgaaataGACAcataaattatgctcgctaataaaatatagtatagtataatattgtatccacaaggattagatttaaacagtattctcgtagtttctagcttgattgctatacAAGAttatcaacaattgagatttatatgatttctaactaaaattaactaatagTCTAAacctattgactaatgacaattaaaacaaggaagttatcagtgggagaaaatagaggttgataggataggtgtaagataattatttgggatcttactctagataattcacgtctaatgtttaagtgagtctctcgaattcactcaattatcagTTCAACCGTtcaacaaaaactcctctctcaattaagtttcaacctcacagGATGAACTAaattaagcacgtgaagatatgcaataatgcgtagtggattggtctttaggaaaacctctttcgattattctcctaaataggtttaatcaataattcaactggcCTCTTTTGATTAataagaagaatctatgaactcaaccaacaaaataatgcaaatatgtcacaagttatgcctttatcgattacatgaacaagtgaatatagatgcaacaactaaatcatccaaaaacgctttaatacataaaactagagttataatccacaaaaaatcattaatacaccaaatccattaaatcctaaagggaactactccattgATATGGAACCATTCATCACAAATAATATtaaagtagaggaaaacataaattcattccaaactcgggtcttgagtgaggaaggaatgatgaaatccttgtgcttttgctcttcccactcctccttagcctccttaggttgaATATGTGTccaaagtccagaaaataatatttttccatgtatttataccaagtagggtcgggcccaaatgaaatCATCTTTTCCTTGCCGAAATAGGACATATCATCTATAAAGAATGCACAGGCGCTGCATGGGGCGAcacgccatgcggggcattagtgggtaAATCCAGAGAGCTCAACAATTCAACAGGCAGTAAAAATACACTGCTGCGTCGCACTAGGCCTCACACCCTGCGTCACACTAGTGcaaatttctcagagtacggcTCAAATCTTGCGTTTGACGTCTAGAGTTGGTCCTCGACCTCAGAATACGATtgcggcttaatcccttgggtttttacttagacttcaaagctccaaatcactcgaattcattccataacatctacatagctcggaatcactcctacaaggcataaaacacacaacaagtgcaaaacactatcaattaaagctcaaacacaagtaaaatacagtTAATTAAAGTGTAACAatcgactaaaatacgagattatagcctaccatcagataACAAATTATCATCAAGAGGCACATCCTCATAATTCATCAATAAAGTGCACAaggacataaaaataataaagtgtggATGTGTGCTAAATATATAAGACAAGACTATGGCTAATTCATTTTGCAATGATTCCACATATGCCCATATTGGCTAATTAGGAAATAACtatcctaaaacatgatctctagcacgAATGGATAACTCGTGTAGTCATAAAAAAGATGGCACAAGTATCACATAGAGCACACGTTCAAATCAAGGCACAACACAAGATCAACAAGTACAGTTGTGAGTACATTACATGTGACTATGTCCTAGGCAAGTATAGCATCAATCTCAAGATTTATTTTATAATGTTCCGAATAATGTACTTTTAGCCTCACATTAGTTCTAGCATGATTTATCGTGCTCAACTGGTCAATCAATTGAGTAAAACATAGAATCGTGTAGAACGCAAAAAAAAACTAtcgcgacccaaaatcctaacctatcgtgatggcgcctatcgtggtactagacaagccgacatttatgaaataactccaacacttaacagaaactgatttaaaatagtttaaatgatgacaacttctcataaacaggatagaaaatccaaaatacaTCACGGAAATTCCCAGCATcggggtgtcattgagtacatgagcatctatacatcacaagtctggaaaacactgTCTAATATAGTCTGAAAGcaaatacaataagtggaaagatagggaaggagaaacaagatGTGCGAAACGCCaacaactacctcaaaatctctaGAAGACCAATTGTGCGCAgcaatcaacacccactgtatctgggaacacctggatctgcacacaaagtgcaaggtgtagtatgagtacaaccaactcagcatgtaacaatactaaataacgaactgaaagtagtgatgagctttacagttatagttcaattacagtgattttaacgtggaaggtaggcatgctttcagtttgacaattaaggccaaaacagtaatttcatgtcaagttcaaatgaaacagAATGCATTATCTTTCAGAAATTATCAAGATAGTGATACATGGCAGCTAAGTGCAACGaatatgaaatcaaatgcatcttCTCATGGCCACAACCACTCAGCCCTCCCATTTACTCAGCAcacagcactcggcactcacactcgcactcaataggtacctgtgctcactaggggtgtatgcagactcctgaggggctcctacagcccaagcgctataattcgcacggacaactcacgtgcttcacggacaactcacgtgttataatataatatctggacccgcacggacaactcacatgttgcacggataactgacatgctatagtataatatctgaatctgcatggacaactcacgtgctgcacagagaaatcacgtgctatagtataatacctcacaatcagaccctcggcctcacgcAGTCATCAACCTtaccagtctctcgggctctcataaatcataataagcagcccagacagcaatgatatgatgcatcaaaaatgAACAATATAGACTGAGATGTATTATACGAATacactgtgactgagtacaagacagcaatttagcagataattctacatgtacacgacctatgtgggtacCTACAATGCacacacatagtctaaacatgatttgtggttcaatttctctaatacattgAGAATAAATATATAATAACAGATTATTCACTAAacagtcccatggaatttgaccaagtcataattcctacagtgcacgcccacagaaccaaatttagaactgttacttacttcagtccgatcaaatctctactccaacacacccttgcctcgcggaacggcctctgaatgcctctaATCTAGCCATAAAAAATgagatataatcaatacgggctaaaggaatcaactccataagcaaatgctaagctattaatcaaaatcaaaaataggCTCAAAAGCCGACCCCCAGGACCACGTCTCAAAattcaataaaagtcacaaaacccgaaagcccattcaaccacgaggctaaccataccaaatttatcaaaatccgacaccaaatcgccacccaAATCCCCAtttcaaactctccaaatccccagcctcaaaatcccaatcaaccctcaaatacacaccaactaggtgggaaaattaatggggaagcaatattattgatcaaaaataagcacaagggacttacctcaagaatcccttcgaaaaCCCTCGAAAACATCGTCTAAACCTTGCTTGAAATGGTgccaaaatcgtgaacccttgttttaataatctcCATAAGTTTTACGCACCTGCGGCCCCatatccgcacctgcagaatcgCGAGAAACCACTTAAATCCCCCAGGCCGGCATCTGCGCTCCatgctccgcacctgcgaaggtgcTTCTGCGGCCATCtacccgcttctgcgaaaataaGCCCCTCTctcaattccgcatctgcggagcctcgctCGCACCTGTGGGCTTGCAGATGCGGTATATCCCGTGCACCTGCATCCCGCCCAGGCCAGCCCAGCTCCGCTTTTGCGTAACCCAAGCCGCATCTGCAgcatcgtaggtgcggaaatgaccttgcacctgcgacctctgctcacCTCAaccctggccgcttctgcggttcaccTCTCGCTTATGTGAGATTGCACCTGCGATCCCCACTCCGCAGGCGCAATTACACCAGAAGAAGGTGAGCTTCAGCACTTCTCTCAAACTTCAagttgatctgttaaccatctgaaatcaacccgaggctcccgggacctcaaccaaacctaccatcAAGTCCctaaacatcatatgaacttagtcgggccctcaaatcacctcagacaacatcaaaaacacgaatcacacatagattcaagcctaatgaactttgaacttccaatttctaccaacgatatcgaaacctatcaaatcatgtgcgattgaccccaaattttgcacacaagtcacactggacattacagacctactcaaaCTCcaagaatcgaaatccgaccccgatatcaaaaagtccactcccgatcaaattttccaaaattcaacttttgccatttcaagcctaattctactacgcaccttcaaatcacaatccggacatgctcataagtccaaaatcacctaacagagataacaaaaccatcaaaactctgttctgGAGTCTACTCAAAGATCAACATctggtcaatcatttcaacttaagctttcaaccttgagacttagtgtctcatttcattctgaaatcccACCGAATTcaaaccgactaccccggcaagtcacgtaactgctataaggcataaaatgagcagtaaataggggaataagGCTACAAccctcaaaatgaccgaccgggtcgttacatcccccccttaaaacaaacgttcgtgctCAAACGTGTCTATAAATATACCTGGattctcaaataggtatggatatgtGCTCCACATCTCCCACTCGAtcttccaagtagcctcctcaaccggctgacctgtccactgcacctttactgaagttatgtcctttgacctcaactttcgaacctgccgatccaaaatggctaccggctccacatcataagtcagattGCCATCCAACTGAATTGTGCTGAAatacaaaacatgagacggatctccgacatacttccggagcatagaaacatgaaatactagatgcacactcaacaaactaggtggcaaggcaagcttgtaagccacctcctcAATCCTTTGAagtacctcaaatggcccaatatatcgagggctcaacttgcccttcctcccgaacctcataacacccttcatgggtgacaccttgagtagtaccttctccctaaccatgtaagcaacatcacgaaccttcttgtcggcataactcttctgtctagactacaccgtgcgaagccgctcctgaatcatcttaaccttgtccaaaggaACCTGGAgaaagtcagtacccaatagcctagcctccccaggctcaaactaactcaccggagatctacaccgtatcctatacaaagcctcatacgaagccatctgaatgcttgactggtagttgttattgtaggcaaactccacgagtggcaaaaactgatcccaagaatccccaaaagcgatgacacaagtgcgtagcatgtcctccaatatctaaatagtgctctcggattgtccgtccgtctgagggtgaaatgtgtgctcaactcaacctgggtacccaactctcgctacacgaccctccaaaactgtgatgtaaatagcgcgccccgatctgaaatgaagGACACCGGCAAGCCGTGGAGGCGAATAatctctcggatataaatctaagccaaccactccgaagtacaagtagtcccaactggaatgaagtgcacggacttggttagccgatctacaatcacccaaatatcatcgaacttcctcgaagtccgtaggcgcccaactacaaaatccatggtgatccgctcccattttcactctggattgtctaacctctgaagcaatccgcccagtctctgatgctcgtactttacctgctgacagttgaggaaCCAAGCTagaaaccccactatatccttcttcattcttctccaccaataatgtttccttAAGTCCTGGTACTTCTTCGCGGCActcagatgaatggaataccgcgaactgtgggccttcttaagaatcaactcacgtagcctatccacattaggcacacaaatagtaacatctctggcatcaccgtgctgaaccgtgtccttaaatACTAGCAAATGAGAGTCATCAtgctggcgctctctgatgcgatcatataaagaagaccgagaaaccacacaagccaaaactctgctcggctcggaaacatgcAATCTAATAAAcaggttggccaaggcctgaacatccaaggctaaaggcctctctaatactggtagatatgctaaactcccaaaACTCTCCGccctgcgactcaaggcatcctccaccacattggcctttccgggatgatagaggatggtgatttcataatccttaagcagctcacACGATCTCcattgccgcaagttaagatccttctgtttaaacatatgctgcagactccggtgatcggtgaaaacctcacaaggaacaccatacaaatagtgccgctagatattcaaggcatgaacaatagcagcTAACTCacggtcgtggacatgatagttcttctcatgcaccttcagctctctagatgcgtaggcaatctccctaccatcctgcatcaacaatGCGCTGAGACCAATGCGCGACATATCACAATATACGGCataggaccccgaaccagtaggcaacaccaacactagggttgtagtcaaagcatgagcttttgaaagctctcctcacaatctttggtccacctgaacggagcacccttcggggtcaatctggtcataggtgctgcaacggacgagaaaccctctacaaatcgacggtaataccctgccaagccaagaaaactacggatctccgtCGCTGAGGATGGTCTAAGCCAACTCTGaatcgcctctatcttcttcggatctaccttgatcccctcactcaatAGCACATAGCTCAGAAacgccactgaatctagccagaaatcaaactttgaaaattttgcatacaacttctcttctctcaaggtctggcacacagtcctcaggtgttgctcatgatcctgcCGGCTCCgcgagtacaccagaatgttatCAATAAACAAAATAACGAATGAGtgaagataaggctgaaatacattgttcatcaagtgcatgaattctgttggggcattggtcagccaaaACTACATCACAatgaactcgtaatgaccataccgaatcctgaaagcagtcttcgggatatctggatcccgaatcttcaactgatgatagcctgaacgcaagttgatcttagagaacaccctgacacactgaagctgatcaaataggtcatcaatatgtgacaatggatacctgttcttcactataacctagTTCAACTAGCGATAGTCAATACATATTtccatagaaccatccttcttctttacaaacaagacaggagctccctaaggcgacacactaggcctaataaacaccttatcaaggagttcctgaagctgctcctacaattccttcaactcagtcgATGCCATAGGATACAgttgaatagaaatgggctgagtgcccgacggCAAGtgaataccaaaatcaatatccctgtcgtgCGGCATGCCCTGCAAGTTTGCAGGAAACACGTCCGGAAATGCTCGCaccaccgaaacagaatcaatagcaggagtatcacctccaacatccctcacaaatgccaaataagataaacatcccttcccaaccatccgccgggccttcaaatatgaaatcactctactgggaacatagtctagagaacctctcaactcgatccttggcaacccctgcatcgccaacatcacggtcttagcatgacaatccagaacagcatgacatggatacAAATAATCCacacccaagatcacatcaaagtccaccatactaagcaataagagatcaactctagtctccggtcccccaatagtcactacacacgaccgatatacagggtccacaataatagtattgcctACTAGTGTAGATACACGgatagatgaaactaaggactcacgggcaTATCCAgttaatgagcaaaatacgatgatacatatgaatatgcggaaccagggtcaaataatgcagTGGCATCGCTATGGCATACTGACACAATACTTGTGATCCCTGCATCAGATGCAACAATATCTTGTCTGGCAGGGATAGCATAGAATAGGACCTGACCGCCCCCTgctcgacctccccctctagggcgacctccagCTGCCTAGcccccaccccgagctagttGAGTGGGTGGCGTAACtgttggtgctggtgccatcagTTGAGAACTCTGCTATAGGGCCCCACCCAACAACTTAAGGCAGtctctcttgatatgaccaaaTTCCCTGCacttgaaacaacccctcctGTGACGGAACTGTTGCTCGAGATAACCTGTGGAACTACCTGTAGAAGCTTGAGTGGACGAGGCATGGTGAAAACTCTGCACTGGTAATGCActaaatgaagactggcctgaatGGGCACTATAAGAGTCGTGGCTAGCTGATGgtccacgatgagctggacgagttgTCTGAGCGGgactataaggacgacccctattgtggtaggactgcccccTGGAAAGTACACCACCGAAAGCGCCCCAAACCTCCTGGCCTCTTCGCCTCCCTCTCACCCCGCTCCTGGCTAAGAACCATCTCTATCTTCCTAaaaatgtcaaccacctcatcaaaagcgGCACTAGATACCCTCtgtctagtcataagcaaccgcagttGATACATGAGGCCACcaatgaacctcatgatcctctctcgatcagtgggaaccaaccaaactgcatgacgggctaacttagaAAACCTCATCTAGTACTGgttcacagacatgccatcctactgaagctgctcaaactgtctgcgcagctcctccttACGAGACTGcgacacaaacttctccaagaagataacggagaactcctaccatgtaagtggtgctgcaccaccCGGCgtgtgcctctcataagcctcctacCATATGAAGGCAAccccaaaaaactaaaaagtagtgaacgagaccccacttgTCTCCAGAATACTTGTTGTGCGAAGCATCCGCCGATACTTGTCCAAGAAGACCTGGGCATCCTCCGACTCAGctccgctaaatgatggaggacgaagcctctcaaatctctcaagtctcctctgctcatcatcagtcatagcTGGGACCATCGGAACctaagcagctgcaaccggctaggctggtgg
The DNA window shown above is from Nicotiana tomentosiformis chromosome 8, ASM39032v3, whole genome shotgun sequence and carries:
- the LOC138897390 gene encoding uncharacterized protein; amino-acid sequence: MFKQKDLNLRQWRSCELLKDYEITILYHPGKANVVEDALSRRAESFGSLAYLPVLERPLALDVQALANLFIRLHVSEPSRVLACVVSRSSLYDRIRERQHDDSHLLVFKDTVQHGDARDVTICVPNVDRLRELILKKAHSSRYSIHLSAAKKYQDLRKHYWWRRMKKDIVGFLAWFLNCQQVKYEHQRLGGLLQRLDNPE